From Vulpes vulpes isolate BD-2025 chromosome 7, VulVul3, whole genome shotgun sequence, one genomic window encodes:
- the GPR37 gene encoding prosaposin receptor GPR37 translates to MRAPGAPLARTSRLLLLLLLKLCASPALGSAPPPRNETCLGQNCSPALSQRRSRDAWGGSSAGDLLLTRAPREEEREPAARAAPGRDLRAARGGDPGAGRGPEVSAAEPSGPPARPSGAWRWRGARGQEPPGTLGRGNPPALQLFLRSSEGAEKGPRGAGTSGHSQEPSVRTEPAASDLYYWPRRGGKHQGAHHDTPPKTVEGPSGHEGRTIAPPGRALAQNGSSGEGVHERGGLRRGNSTHRRLRLKNPFYPLTQESYGAYAVMCLSVVIFGTGIIGNLAVMCIVCHNYYMRSISNSLLANLAFWDFLIIFFCLPLVIFHELTKKWLLEDFSCKIVPYIEVASLGVTTFTLCALCIDRFRAATNVQMYYEMIENCSSTTAKLAVIWVGALLLALPEVVLRQLSKEDLGFSGRAPAERCVIKVSPDLPDTIYVLALTYDSARLWWYFGCYFCLPTLFTITCSLVTARKIRKAEKACTRGNKRQIQLESQMNCTVVALTILYGFCIIPENICNIVTAYMATGVSQQTMDLLYIISQFLLFFKSCVTPVLLFCLCKPFSRAFMECCCCCCDECIQKSSTVTSDDNDNEYTTELELSPFSTIRREMSTFASVGTHC, encoded by the exons ATGCGGGCCCCGGGCGCGCCTCTCGCCCGCACCTCGCGgctgctgcttctgctcctgCTCAAGCTTTGCGCCTCGCCTGCCCTCGGGTCCGCTCCTCCGCCCAGGAACGAGACGTGCCTAGGACAAAACTGTTCGCCTGCACTGAGCCAGCGTCGCAGCAGGGACGCGTGGGGAGGGAGTTCTGCAGGGGACCTTCTGCTAACCCGAGCgccccgggaggaggagcgggagccgGCGGCGCGCGCGGCGCCCGGGCGGGACCTTCGGGCCGCCCGGGGCGGTGACCCAGGTGCGGGGAGAGGCCCGGAGGTGTCGGCCGCGGAACCCTCGGGACCTCCAGCCAGACCCTCCGGAGCCTGGAGGTGGAGAGGTGCCCGGGGCCAGGAGCCCCCCGGGACTTTGGGAAGAGGGAACCCCCCGGCTCTCCAGCTCTTCCTTCGGAGCTCAGAGGGGGCAGAGAAGGGTCCCAGGGGCGCTGGCACTTCTGGGCACAGCCAGGAGCCGAGTGTGAGGACAGAACCTGCAGCCAGCGACCTTTATTACTGGCCAAGGAGAGGCGGGAAACACCAGGGCGCCCACCACGACACCCCACCCAAGACGGTCGAGGGACCGTCGGGGCACGAAGGGCGGACGATCGCACCCCCTGGCAGGGCGCTGGCCCAGAATGGGTCCTCAGGGGAGGGCGTCCACGAGCGCGGGGGTCTCCGCCGGGGGAACAGCACGCACCGGCGCTTGCGGCTGAAGAACCCCTTCTACCCGCTGACCCAGGAGTCCTACGGAGCTTACGCAGTCATGTGTCTGTCCGTGGTGATCTTCGGGACTGGCATCATCGGCAACCTGGCGGTGATGTGCATCGTGTGCCACAACTACTACATGCGGAGCATCTCCAACTCCCTCCTGGCCAACCTGGCCTTCTGGGACTTTCTCATCATCTTCTTCTGCCTTCCGCTCGTCATCTTTCACGAGCTGACGAAGAAGTGGCTGCTGGAGGACTTCTCTTGCAAGATTGTGCCCTATATCGAG GTTGCTTCCCTCGGAGTCACTACCTTCACCTTATGTGCTCTGTGTATAGACCGCTTCCGTGCAGCCACCAACGTGCAGATGTACTATGAAATGATAGAGAACTGTTCTTCGACAACTGCCAAGCTTGCTGTTATATGGGTTGGTGCCCTACTGTTAGCACTTCCAGAAGTTGTTCTCCGCCAGCTGAGCAAGGAGGATTTGGGGTTTAGTGGCAGAGCTCCTGCGGAACGCTGTGTTATTAAGGTTTCCCCTGATTTGCCAGACACCATCTATGTTTTAGCTCTTACCTATGACAGTGCAAGACTCTGGTGGTACTTTGGCTGTTACTTTTGTTTGCCCACACTTTTCACCATCACCTGCTCTTTAGTGACTGCAAGGAAAATCCGCAAAGCTGAGAAAGCCTGTACGCGAGGGAATAAACGACAGATTCAGCTAGAAAGCCAGATGAACTGTACAGTAGTGGCTCTGACCATTTTATATGGATTTTGCATTATTCCTGAAAATATCTGCAATATTGTTACTGCCTACATGGCGACAGGGGTTTCTCAGCAGACAATGGACCTGCTTTATATCATCAGCCAGTTCCTTTTGTTCTTTAAGTCCTGTGTTACCCCTgtcctccttttctgtctttgcaAACCCTTCAGTCGGGCTTTTATGGAGTGCTGTTGCTGTTGCTGTGATGAGTGCATTCAGAAGTCTTCAACAGTGACCAGCGATGACAATGACAACGAATATACCACAGAACTTGAACTCTCACCTTTTAGTACCATACGCCGCGAAATGTCCACTTTTGCTTCTGTTGGAACTCATTGCTGA